One region of Chloroflexota bacterium genomic DNA includes:
- a CDS encoding Lrp/AsnC ligand binding domain-containing protein: MIKGYLLIKLVPGLESDALSRIRAIPGVSEVDLVFGHWDAIATTEAKSLFELSRIIIGEIRGIQGVQDTETLVQGEL; the protein is encoded by the coding sequence ATGATAAAAGGGTATTTGCTCATAAAACTTGTCCCCGGCCTGGAGTCTGATGCCCTATCACGAATTCGCGCCATTCCCGGTGTATCTGAAGTCGACCTAGTTTTCGGACATTGGGATGCCATTGCCACCACCGAAGCGAAGAGCCTTTTCGAGCTTTCCCGTATAATTATCGGTGAAATCCGCGGCATTCAGGGCGTCCAGGACACGGAGACTCTGGTGCAGGGCGAGTTGTAG
- a CDS encoding tetrahydromethanopterin S-methyltransferase subunit A, translating to MAVDSAIEVMFYAPLQETMEKIVAAENCEIVQLDGDAETLKATIKKKVPVAEMLKVPPIVDYPAEEGCFLRGNDYSPVAVVVLLNAPYGTLPPEVQSIPPEIEKLVRVPIETGAALSGTLQTENIGIEKIICNVVGNPNVRYLVLCGEEVAGHQAGSAVKALLVNGINEERTIIGSQAVTPYLFNISLEAIERFRKQVTLVDLIGEMDPQVLLKAVWSCYQEEPTAFKEHMLRDPGAYCETGIATRLTGRVAHPEAVEGWELDDVVKKIEAEEGDMPVKEVADKARVGKRVEGKEAIEPGLLSLLKKRLIKVSEELADIAKLLPEEAEAALAPVPEVEEEVKVA from the coding sequence TTGGCGGTTGACAGCGCCATAGAGGTCATGTTCTATGCTCCGCTTCAGGAGACGATGGAAAAAATCGTAGCCGCAGAAAATTGCGAGATTGTTCAACTGGACGGAGATGCCGAGACCCTGAAAGCCACCATTAAGAAAAAGGTGCCGGTGGCTGAGATGCTGAAAGTGCCACCGATAGTAGACTATCCCGCAGAAGAAGGTTGTTTTCTACGCGGGAACGATTACTCACCAGTGGCCGTGGTGGTGTTGCTAAATGCGCCTTACGGAACGTTGCCACCGGAGGTGCAAAGCATCCCGCCAGAAATTGAGAAGCTGGTGAGAGTGCCCATTGAAACAGGCGCGGCGTTATCGGGCACACTGCAAACTGAGAACATCGGGATAGAAAAAATCATTTGTAATGTGGTGGGTAACCCAAATGTTCGCTATCTGGTTCTTTGCGGTGAGGAGGTGGCAGGGCATCAGGCAGGCAGTGCCGTTAAGGCCCTTCTCGTCAACGGCATCAACGAAGAGCGCACCATCATTGGCTCTCAGGCCGTGACTCCGTATCTTTTCAATATATCATTAGAGGCCATCGAGCGGTTTCGGAAGCAGGTCACTTTAGTAGACCTTATAGGCGAAATGGACCCACAAGTACTACTGAAGGCTGTTTGGTCGTGCTACCAAGAGGAGCCAACTGCCTTCAAAGAGCACATGCTCCGTGACCCAGGAGCCTACTGTGAGACGGGGATAGCCACTAGGCTTACGGGGAGAGTGGCACATCCTGAGGCGGTTGAGGGGTGGGAGCTCGATGATGTCGTTAAAAAGATTGAAGCAGAGGAAGGGGATATGCCCGTCAAAGAGGTTGCCGATAAAGCCAGGGTGGGAAAAAGGGTTGAAGGGAAAGAAGCTATTGAACCAGGGCTCCTTTCCCTTTTGAAAAAACGCCTTATCAAGGTGTCTGAAGAGCTTGCCGATATTGCCAAGTTGCTGCCTGAAGAAGCCGAGGCAGCTCTCGCACCCGTCCCTGAAGTGGAGGAAGAAGTAAAGGTAGCG
- a CDS encoding methionyl-tRNA formyltransferase: MRIILIGQAAFGEKILEALVEMGEEMVGVYTTPDTPGRENPLKTRALQLNIPVFQPENMRAPEVFEEYARLKPDLNVMAFVTDIVPESILNCPKLGTIQYHPSLLPRHRGGSAINWAVINGEARTGLTIFWPDKGIDTGPILLQKEVDIAPDDTVGSLYFNKLFPMGIEAIKESIELIKQGKTPKIPQDESQATYEGLCTQVEIDWSEPAQKIFNLIRGTNPQPGATTRLGDTQFKVFDSELRTGDIKGAPGEVIEITESGFLVAAPGGAILIKRVQPKGSPKIAAADFIAQSGLALGNRLGE, translated from the coding sequence GTGCGTATCATCCTTATCGGTCAGGCAGCCTTTGGTGAAAAAATTTTAGAGGCATTAGTCGAGATGGGGGAGGAGATGGTCGGGGTTTACACCACCCCCGATACCCCTGGCAGAGAAAACCCGCTTAAAACACGGGCGCTTCAGCTCAACATTCCCGTCTTCCAGCCGGAAAACATGCGTGCCCCGGAAGTCTTTGAAGAATATGCCCGGTTAAAACCGGATTTAAACGTGATGGCTTTCGTTACCGATATTGTACCCGAGTCCATACTGAATTGCCCCAAGCTCGGCACCATACAGTACCACCCTTCGTTGCTGCCCAGGCACCGCGGTGGCAGCGCCATCAACTGGGCGGTCATCAACGGCGAAGCTAGGACCGGCCTCACCATCTTCTGGCCGGATAAAGGTATAGACACCGGCCCAATTCTGCTGCAGAAAGAGGTTGATATTGCCCCCGACGACACCGTGGGTTCACTCTACTTTAACAAGCTCTTCCCTATGGGCATTGAGGCAATAAAAGAAAGCATTGAACTCATTAAACAAGGTAAAACACCAAAAATTCCACAGGACGAATCGCAGGCCACCTACGAAGGTCTGTGTACACAGGTGGAAATAGACTGGAGCGAGCCGGCCCAGAAAATTTTCAACCTCATCCGCGGCACCAATCCCCAGCCCGGAGCTACAACGAGACTCGGCGATACCCAGTTCAAGGTCTTTGATTCAGAGCTGCGCACTGGCGATATAAAGGGCGCGCCGGGCGAAGTGATTGAGATTACGGAATCGGGGTTTCTGGTGGCGGCGCCGGGCGGCGCTATACTCATCAAACGAGTACAGCCTAAAGGCTCGCCAAAGATAGCCGCCGCCGACTTCATTGCCCAATCGGGTCTCGCGTTAGGTAACCGTTTGGGCGAATAG
- the ggt gene encoding gamma-glutamyltransferase — protein MKYLFPSRRTAVTSTGGMVASSQYLATQAGVSILQQGGNAVDAAVATAAALNVVEPMMTGLGGDLFALVYLHQSGELKALNASGRAPYAASLEKMRGLGFGKLPETGIHTVTIPGTLDGWCTLLESCGTMKLDQVLAPAIALAEKGYPVTEITANRWQDSQPKLGKDAVAARTYLLKGRAPEPGEIFVQPDLASTLKKIAREGRDVFYRGEIAEAIMACSQKHGGLLAMKDLNDHTSDWVTPISTDYRGYEVFQCPPNGQGLVTLLALNMLEGYDIKSMVHNSPEYLHLLIEALKLAFADADRYVADPDFVSIPLNQLLDKKYADSRRSLIRGDRAGQKVKAGVPDKEGDTVYLAATDRDGNSISLINSLYQAFGSGVVVEGAGICLQNRGALFSLESDHPNCIAPHKRPYHTIIPAMVFRDGRLFLTFGVMGGFMQPQGQVQVLLNIIDFGMDVQTALDAPRFRYISASNECVFEPGIPDNILQALAEKGHSVARLNDPYSQQFGGGQIIMVHPENGALIAGSDPRKDGCAMGTW, from the coding sequence ATGAAATATCTATTTCCATCACGTCGTACTGCGGTGACGAGCACCGGTGGTATGGTAGCATCAAGTCAATATCTGGCAACGCAGGCCGGTGTGAGCATACTCCAGCAGGGCGGCAATGCGGTTGATGCCGCCGTCGCCACTGCCGCCGCCCTGAACGTCGTTGAGCCGATGATGACCGGCTTGGGTGGTGACCTCTTTGCCCTGGTATATCTCCATCAGAGCGGGGAATTGAAAGCCCTGAATGCCAGCGGACGCGCCCCGTATGCGGCCAGCCTGGAAAAGATGAGAGGGCTGGGCTTTGGAAAGTTGCCGGAAACGGGTATCCATACCGTCACCATCCCGGGGACATTGGACGGCTGGTGTACCCTGCTTGAATCATGTGGCACCATGAAACTGGACCAGGTGCTGGCTCCAGCCATTGCCCTCGCCGAGAAGGGATATCCGGTTACCGAGATAACGGCTAACCGATGGCAGGACAGCCAGCCAAAGCTGGGAAAGGATGCGGTTGCTGCCCGGACCTACCTGCTCAAGGGAAGGGCACCTGAACCCGGCGAAATATTCGTGCAACCTGACCTGGCGAGTACCCTGAAAAAAATCGCGCGTGAGGGGCGGGATGTCTTCTATCGGGGCGAAATCGCCGAGGCAATCATGGCCTGCTCTCAAAAGCACGGCGGACTGCTCGCCATGAAAGACCTGAACGACCATACCTCCGACTGGGTAACGCCCATCAGCACGGATTACCGCGGATACGAGGTGTTCCAATGCCCGCCGAACGGGCAAGGTCTGGTTACGCTGCTCGCCCTGAACATGCTGGAAGGCTACGATATAAAGTCTATGGTGCACAACTCACCGGAATACCTGCATCTGCTGATAGAAGCGCTGAAGCTGGCTTTTGCCGATGCCGATAGATACGTCGCTGACCCCGATTTTGTTAGCATCCCTTTAAATCAACTGCTCGATAAAAAATACGCAGACAGTAGACGAAGCCTGATTCGTGGAGATAGGGCAGGGCAGAAGGTAAAGGCCGGTGTTCCAGATAAAGAAGGAGACACGGTTTATCTGGCGGCGACGGACAGAGATGGCAACAGCATCTCGCTGATAAACAGCCTGTACCAGGCCTTCGGCTCCGGCGTCGTTGTCGAGGGGGCGGGCATCTGCCTGCAGAATCGCGGCGCTCTATTTTCCCTTGAGAGCGACCATCCCAACTGCATCGCCCCGCACAAGCGACCGTACCACACCATCATCCCGGCCATGGTCTTCAGGGATGGCAGGCTGTTTCTTACCTTTGGCGTTATGGGTGGCTTCATGCAGCCGCAGGGGCAGGTACAGGTGCTGCTCAATATCATCGATTTCGGCATGGACGTGCAGACAGCGCTGGACGCGCCGAGGTTCAGGTATATTTCAGCCAGCAATGAATGTGTCTTTGAACCGGGGATTCCGGACAACATCCTCCAGGCACTGGCGGAAAAGGGACACAGTGTCGCCCGTCTGAACGACCCCTACTCCCAGCAGTTCGGCGGGGGGCAGATAATCATGGTGCATCCTGAGAACGGGGCGCTTATTGCCGGCTCTGACCCGCGTAAAGATGGCTGTGCCATGGGGACATGGTAG
- a CDS encoding RraA family protein, with protein sequence MPELSEKEMLEKLCGFNTPSVTNIVATYPNNPLCLGLYEPWRQNWYTDQSVRCLFPELSARIGYAVTVTFALPNPTYQRWSIIDLYETIAKAKKPTILVIKQDFPPEIKPKVGLAGGQLTIALKACGVVGVVTDGPTRDIDEIRPLEMQYLTTGITPGHGEMAISAINVPVSVAAMDVAPGDIVHMDENGAVKFPADKLADICRTIDVFTAKEQERADKVLAAKTFAQIKAAWQREDLPG encoded by the coding sequence ATGCCTGAGCTATCAGAAAAGGAAATGCTGGAAAAATTATGTGGCTTCAATACCCCCTCAGTCACCAATATCGTCGCCACGTATCCGAACAACCCGCTCTGTCTGGGACTTTACGAGCCCTGGCGTCAGAACTGGTACACCGACCAGTCAGTCCGCTGCCTCTTTCCTGAGTTGAGCGCAAGGATTGGATATGCCGTGACGGTGACCTTCGCCTTGCCCAACCCCACTTACCAGCGCTGGTCTATCATCGACCTGTATGAAACGATTGCGAAAGCGAAAAAACCGACAATCCTCGTCATCAAGCAGGACTTCCCACCCGAGATAAAGCCCAAAGTAGGCCTGGCGGGAGGTCAATTGACTATCGCCCTCAAGGCCTGTGGAGTGGTGGGGGTAGTAACCGACGGCCCGACCAGGGATATCGATGAAATACGGCCTTTGGAGATGCAGTATCTCACCACAGGTATAACGCCGGGACATGGTGAAATGGCGATAAGTGCCATTAACGTTCCTGTATCCGTGGCCGCAATGGATGTTGCCCCCGGTGATATCGTGCATATGGACGAAAACGGTGCCGTGAAATTCCCGGCAGATAAACTGGCTGATATTTGCCGGACCATCGATGTTTTTACCGCCAAAGAGCAGGAGCGCGCTGACAAGGTTCTGGCGGCGAAAACGTTTGCCCAGATAAAAGCGGCCTGGCAGCGGGAAGACCTGCCCGGTTAA
- a CDS encoding NAD-dependent epimerase/dehydratase family protein, producing MPILITGGMGFIGVGLAHELVAKGQDVILFDIAVRPERVADIKDNVKIIQGDLKVWPEVMNVVKDNKVEDIFHLGAMLSVPSEGNPWGSFQTNVAGIMYVLEAARLFGVKKVIFPSSIASYGLDTGEVITDTTLQRPITMYGASKVYGELLGRFYRRRFDLDFRSLRYCGVIGPGVKTPGIVQYNAWMIENAALGRPYECFVTEDAYSPLTYFKDAIHATLLLYEAPGENIKTVCYNISEFSPAPTAKELELTIKKFIPDLKVTYKPDPVVMAFHKNQTMKTIDDSRAREEWGWQPLFNNLEDMVADFINEVRTRPEFYGLA from the coding sequence ATGCCAATACTTATCACCGGAGGCATGGGTTTTATCGGCGTCGGATTGGCGCATGAGCTTGTAGCCAAAGGGCAGGATGTTATCCTGTTCGATATTGCTGTCAGGCCGGAACGCGTGGCCGATATAAAGGACAATGTCAAAATCATTCAGGGCGACCTTAAAGTCTGGCCTGAAGTGATGAATGTGGTCAAAGATAATAAGGTGGAAGATATCTTCCATCTCGGTGCCATGCTCAGTGTTCCCTCGGAGGGAAATCCCTGGGGCTCATTCCAGACCAACGTTGCCGGCATCATGTACGTACTGGAGGCCGCCCGGCTTTTCGGGGTGAAGAAGGTTATCTTTCCCAGCAGCATCGCCTCCTACGGTCTGGATACGGGTGAGGTCATTACCGACACAACCCTGCAGCGGCCGATTACTATGTACGGTGCGAGCAAGGTCTACGGCGAGCTCCTCGGCAGGTTCTACCGCCGCCGGTTCGACCTTGACTTTCGCAGCCTGCGTTACTGCGGGGTTATCGGCCCGGGGGTAAAGACGCCGGGGATTGTCCAGTACAATGCCTGGATGATTGAAAACGCCGCCCTCGGCAGGCCATATGAGTGCTTTGTCACCGAGGACGCATATAGTCCCCTCACCTACTTCAAAGATGCCATCCACGCCACATTGCTGCTCTATGAGGCACCCGGGGAGAATATCAAGACGGTCTGTTATAACATCAGCGAATTCTCGCCGGCGCCTACGGCCAAGGAACTGGAGCTCACCATCAAGAAATTCATCCCCGACCTCAAGGTCACCTACAAGCCGGACCCGGTGGTCATGGCATTCCATAAGAACCAGACCATGAAGACGATAGATGATAGCCGGGCACGTGAGGAATGGGGCTGGCAGCCACTGTTCAACAATCTGGAAGACATGGTGGCCGACTTCATCAATGAGGTGCGCACCAGACCCGAGTTCTACGGATTGGCCTGA
- a CDS encoding C-GCAxxG-C-C family protein, which translates to MANKAAEKAYELGKHYEKTYRGCSQCVIAALQDVFDVRNDDIFKSATGLSGGSALSGEGGCGAYVGALMVLGHLVGRERDNFADPEGVRFTTHKLSREFFNKFIDKYGSIVCRNIQTKVLGRYYYLADPQEFQKFHDAGAHDIHCPEVVGNAARWMAEIIQDAKLV; encoded by the coding sequence ATGGCGAATAAAGCTGCCGAAAAAGCTTATGAACTTGGCAAGCACTATGAAAAGACCTATCGAGGCTGCAGTCAGTGCGTGATTGCCGCGCTCCAGGATGTTTTCGACGTCAGAAACGACGACATTTTCAAGTCGGCCACGGGGCTTTCCGGAGGCTCGGCGTTGTCAGGCGAGGGCGGCTGCGGCGCCTATGTCGGCGCCCTCATGGTCCTGGGCCATCTGGTAGGCCGGGAGAGGGACAATTTCGCCGACCCTGAAGGGGTTCGTTTCACGACCCACAAGCTGTCGAGGGAATTTTTCAACAAATTCATCGACAAATACGGTTCCATCGTCTGCCGCAATATCCAGACCAAGGTGCTGGGCCGGTACTACTATCTGGCCGACCCGCAGGAATTCCAGAAATTCCATGATGCCGGCGCCCATGATATCCACTGTCCGGAAGTCGTGGGCAATGCGGCGCGTTGGATGGCGGAAATCATACAGGACGCCAAACTGGTTTAA
- a CDS encoding nuclear transport factor 2 family protein — translation MPEEKIPSIMREFVKTMSDGDAEKTLAYFAEDGVWVNPGGTFRGKDEIRRYTACLYDQMKDIKVKECGNGIIVQGNKAFFEHEITGTMGGKKATILAMCAYEFEGEKIKETRTTYDRLAMAQQAVKGWLPKMMVNLIAKQAEKGLR, via the coding sequence ATGCCGGAAGAAAAAATCCCCTCTATCATGCGTGAGTTCGTCAAAACTATGTCGGATGGTGACGCGGAGAAGACGCTCGCCTACTTCGCTGAAGATGGCGTCTGGGTAAACCCCGGTGGCACTTTCAGAGGCAAAGATGAGATACGACGTTACACGGCATGCCTGTACGACCAGATGAAGGATATCAAAGTCAAGGAATGCGGTAACGGCATCATTGTCCAGGGAAATAAGGCCTTTTTTGAGCATGAGATAACCGGTACCATGGGGGGCAAAAAGGCAACCATCCTGGCTATGTGTGCCTATGAGTTTGAAGGTGAGAAAATCAAAGAGACCAGGACAACCTACGATAGGCTTGCTATGGCACAGCAGGCAGTCAAGGGCTGGCTGCCCAAGATGATGGTCAATCTGATTGCCAAGCAGGCGGAGAAGGGTCTACGCTAA
- a CDS encoding 2-oxoacid:acceptor oxidoreductase subunit alpha: MLSPGSYYFSGDEAVAEGAIAARCGYCAGYPITPATETLERLSIRFGEVGAVFMQMEDEIASICSCIGASWAGAKAMTITSGPGFSLMQEAIGYAVFTETPLVIVDAQRSGPSTGQATRVGSGDIMQAKWGSHGDYQVIALSPWSVQELYDQTISAFNLAERFRVPVFVMAEEATAHLHERIEVGAEVELFSREKKPGAPPFDTKEEDGIPPMPAFGDGEKLLITGSTHDEWGVRKITHPEIHRKLVTRLHKKILNRSQEIIQYDGHYLGDAQIAVICYGFTARSALFAVEQLRAEGKKIGVLRLKTLWPFAGELVKDIGSRVEKIFVPEMNMGQVAGEVRKYAACEVLSYGQVTGEVIHPHTIMEQLRGLV, from the coding sequence ATGCTTTCTCCGGGAAGCTACTACTTCTCCGGGGATGAGGCGGTGGCCGAAGGTGCTATTGCGGCGCGATGCGGCTACTGTGCTGGCTACCCGATTACACCGGCTACCGAGACGCTGGAGCGACTTTCCATCAGGTTTGGTGAAGTGGGGGCGGTATTTATGCAGATGGAGGATGAGATTGCCTCTATCTGTTCCTGCATCGGGGCATCATGGGCGGGTGCCAAGGCGATGACCATCACCTCCGGACCCGGTTTCAGCCTGATGCAGGAAGCGATTGGCTACGCTGTATTTACCGAAACGCCACTCGTTATCGTTGATGCGCAGCGGTCCGGCCCCAGCACCGGCCAGGCGACCCGGGTGGGCAGCGGGGATATCATGCAGGCCAAGTGGGGCTCGCACGGTGATTATCAGGTCATTGCCCTTTCACCATGGTCGGTGCAGGAACTGTACGACCAGACCATCAGCGCCTTCAACCTTGCCGAGCGTTTTCGAGTCCCTGTTTTCGTTATGGCCGAAGAGGCAACCGCCCACCTGCACGAACGGATAGAGGTCGGTGCTGAGGTTGAACTGTTCAGCCGCGAGAAAAAGCCGGGCGCACCCCCATTTGATACAAAAGAGGAAGACGGCATTCCGCCGATGCCCGCTTTCGGTGACGGTGAGAAATTGCTCATTACCGGCTCCACCCATGACGAGTGGGGCGTGAGGAAAATAACCCATCCGGAAATCCACCGCAAGCTGGTGACCAGACTGCACAAGAAAATCTTGAATCGAAGCCAGGAAATCATCCAGTACGATGGTCATTATCTGGGCGATGCTCAAATAGCTGTCATCTGTTATGGCTTCACCGCCAGAAGCGCCCTGTTCGCTGTGGAGCAATTGCGCGCAGAAGGCAAAAAAATCGGCGTGCTGCGCCTGAAGACGCTCTGGCCCTTTGCCGGTGAATTGGTTAAGGATATCGGGTCCAGGGTGGAAAAAATCTTTGTTCCGGAAATGAATATGGGTCAGGTGGCCGGTGAGGTCAGGAAATACGCTGCCTGTGAGGTGCTGTCCTACGGCCAGGTCACAGGTGAAGTCATCCACCCGCACACGATTATGGAGCAGTTGAGGGGGCTCGTATAG